The DNA segment TCCTCATGCAATCTGTGCATTATTGCACAAGAAAGTAGACTTTCTAAGTCAGATTCATTGGTACCTTGCCAAAGAGACTTATCTCCAAACTTATTTACATAAGTTACCACCAGTAAGAGGAGAAAAGTTCTGAAAAATTGACCCTTCACAATACATGGCTCCACCTCCTTTGGTAAAGATGACTGGGAAATCAAAGGTTAAGAGAACGAGAGAGAAAAAATAAGGAAATTAATAGTAAAGGACAATGATCTCAGTCAAGGAAAGTGAGGGTAATGACATGTAACAATTATGGTGAACCTACACACAATGCTAGAGGGTGTGTAAAGGTAATTAATACCATAACTTTTTCTATCATTCTTTTTGTTTCAATATCTAATCAAAACTTTCTGTCTTACTAACAACATTCTAAAGGAAAGCAGCCCATTAGAGGAAAGAAGAAGGGAAAACAGACAAAGAGGAAGAGAACTTTActtgatgaagatgatgatgaacaacCCAGATCTCCCTCTCTTTCACCAGTTCCATAAGAAGCCACTGATGAGGAAATTCCTCTGTCAGCCCCTCATCCAAGCCAGCTTACTCAAACAAGTCAATCTAGAAACTTGTTGTTCATGCCAACCCCTTCAGTACAGAGGAAAGAACCAAGCTGCAGTGCCTTTCCAGACTTCCACTACCCAGACTTTGACCCTGACCCTAAGCCTGAAATAGCTATAAGGCCAAGAAGTATCTCTGAGGCAAAGACTAGGCTACAATTGAGGCAACTACAAAGTACAACAATTGGAACAAGGGCAATCGAATTTTTTGGTGATGCCACTAGTGTGAGTGAGCTATCAAACCTACCATTCTCACCAAAGAAGCCGCAATGGAAGGGAAAAAATGCTATTATTGGTAACCAACTTAGCAAGCAAAGATTGGCCAAGTTGAAAGTAAAGAAGGGTAATGGGAAGAACCAGACTTAAAGAAATCTGATGTTCTAGAATGTGGATCTACTAAACTCTACTATGGTTGTATATTTTTGGTTGTGATGTAATTACTATTAACCAAGTAAACTTGTTAAACTTGTGTGGCTGTTTAGTTAGTGACCTGTTCACTCGGATGTCATGTTATCACCTAGTTGTGTAAGTTTTTGGGGTGATAATGTGACATCCCCTTGTTGTGGTTTAATGTAGTTTGAATGTTTAGTTGGGAAAACTTGATGTCATATTGTCACTTATTTGTGTAAGTTTTGGGGTGATAATGTGGCATCCCCTTGTGATGAATGAAATGGGAGTTTATGAATTTAAATGTCCCTTTCATTGTTATTCATTATCCAACTATTAGGATAATAAATGGTTTAAGTGTTCGTTTATGAGTTATAGATGTTGTCCAACCCCTTAAACACATATAATTTGTGAAACTATCCAGATTTTgtttaaaaattattttgtgaAACTATCCAGATTTTGACATAATTGGTGTTGTGAAACTATCCAGATTTTGAACTAACTGGTGTTGTGAAACCGTCCATATTTTGGACCCAAATGGTATTATGAAATTGTCCAAATTTCGGATCAAAATGGTGTTGTGAAACTTTCCATAATTTTTTTTACATAACTACTATGTTCATCAACCCATAACATCAACTAATAATATAGCAGGTTCATCATAAAAGAACTGACACCTTCTAAGATTACATTAACTAATATAAGCTCTAATGTAAATGATTACAAGCTCATATATTGGAATTACATTAACTAATTGACAACTAATATATTGGAATTATATTAACTAAGATTACAAGCTTTAATGTAAACGATTCAAAACAACATACATAACACCTTCTCTTCCAATTTCAAACAAGAATAAAATTGACAACAAAACATATTCATTAGCATCATGAACAAGATTCACCAACATTCACTTCATCATCGACGTCGCAACGAATCCAACAAAAAGTGCCCATGAGATCTTAAGTATCATCCTCGTCTTCAAAACCTTCTCTTCCAATTTCATTACTTTTATAGCTTCAGCTTTGTATAGAGCCTCCATGGCAATTAATTCTTCTTTCAATTTATCCCTATCATTTTTAATTGCTTCCCAAGATGATGTTATATCTTTAGTTGTAACCAAAACACTGTTCAACGAGATTTCATCTTCCCATTTAAAATAACCACAAGAATGATTCTGTCGAagacaaaaaaagagagaagaaactAAGATCGTTATTATTAGAATATAATTTAGagcaaacaaataataatttagAGCTTTTGTTACACAATCACTAACCTTAAACTTCAGACATTTAAAAAATCGCCTTCCAGGATTTAATGGAGTCGTTGAAGTGAAGTGATTTGCATAGATGCCACAACGACACCTAATTTGGAAAAAACATCTTCCTTGCGGCATTAAAGACTCGGGAAAAAGATTGTGGTCGTCTGAGCCCTAATTCGTGGGAGACAAGAATAAAATGGGTGTTGTGGGGTTTTAATATTGTGGGACCGCTGACATGGCAGCCGACTTGGATAAAATTGATGTGGTCAGCTGTCACAGTTTTAAAACGTTAGGGTTAAGGGTATTTTTTCAAACTTCATTAACAGCATGGATGAAAATGGCCGAAAAGTATAACGGATGACACAAACAACCAATAAACAATAATAGAGGGGCAATTTGACAAACTTCCTTCACTAGTCCGGTCCACCGAGTCTACGTTTGTTGTTGTTCCTTTTCCAATACAAAAACAGTAAAGTCCAGTCAACGCCCCCTCCCCACACAACAAATGCCCAACAAATTTCCCTTTCCCCATTCTCTCTCTTTTTCCATATGAAATACTACAACACTTGATCCTTTTCTTTCCCCTCATTTCTTTCAATTCCCAAAACCATCTGAAACTGAAACACTATGCAAGCTTAACTCGTACATAGATTTTCTTGATACCCTTTCTTATTTTCTTGAAGTTTTCAGCTTCCAAATCATCTTCTTTACAAAGCCAAAATGAACTTAAGGTATGCCCCCCATATAGCTTATATAGTTATATTCTTGTCTTTTCCTCTTCAGCTAGTGTTTTCCCAATTGCCCACTGACCAAATTAATGCCATGAGAAAGGTCTATGATATGCTTCAGAATGATACTGCTACTTCTTTTATATGGGATAGGATTAATAAAAGTTCAAATCCATGTTCTTGGAAAGGAATTTCTTGCACTTCTAATGATTCTTCCATTACCAAAGTTTCATTTTCATTGTTTTCAATTTCTAGCTCTGAGGTCTTGCCTGTTATTTGTCAAATTAATACATTGGAGTCTCTTGATATTTCTCAGAACCATTTGAGCTCAATCCCAAGTGGGTTTATTATTGGTTGTGGGGGGGTTACTGGCTTAAAATTATTGAACTTTAGTAGGAATAAATTGGAGGGTTCTTTGCCTAATTTCACTGGTTTTGGAAAGTTGGAGTCTTTGGACTTTTCTCATAATAACTTGAATGGGAAAGTTGACTTGCAGTTGGATGGATTGAACTCACTCAAGAGTTTGAACCTTAGCTTCAACAATTTTTCTGGTTCAGTTCCTACCAGTCTTGGAAAATTTAATCTTTTGGAGGAGCTTCAACTTTCTGCAAATGTTTTCCAAGGTGAATTCCCCACTCAAATTGTGAACTTTGGCAACTTAACTTTGATTGACCTTTCTCTTAACTCTCTATCTGGCGTCATTCCTGATAGATTAGGAGAACTTTCCAAATTGCAAGTTTTGATTTTATCAGCCAATAATTTGAGTGGAACAATCCCACAATCCATTGGGAATATCAAAACATTGACACGTTTTGCTGCGAATCAGAATCATTTTATTGGAAATATACCCCTTGGCTTAACCAAGAACCTGAGGAATTTAGACCTCAGCTTTAACAGTTTAACTGGTATAATACCTCAGGACCTGTTATCCCCAATGAACTTGCAGTTTCTTGATCTGACTTCCAATAAGTTGGAGGGACCTGTTCCTACGAACTTGTCGATAAATTCAATCAGGTTGAGATTGGGCCAAAATGCTTTGAATGGGTCGATTACATCTGTTTCTTTTGGAATCCTTCAGAGTTTGACCTACTTGGAGCTGGACAACAACCAGCTAAGTGGACCAATTCCTTCTGAATTGGGGAAGTGCCAAAACTTGGCGCTTTTGAACTTAGCCCAGAATAAGCTGAGTGGTGTTATTCCAGTAGAGTTGGGTGATATTTCTAATCTTCAGGTACTGAGTCTTCAGTCCAATAACCTAGTTGGGGATATTCCGAGTAAAATTTCGCAGTTGAATAGATTGCAGAAGCTCAATATGAGCTGGAATTCATTGAATGGCTCCATACCAAGTTCAATAGCCAGTTTGAAAAACCTCACAAACTTGAATTTGCAGGGGAATAAGCTAAGTGGTCAAATTCCGCCTAACATTAGTAACTTAAATTTGTTGTTAGAACTCCAACTTGGAGGGAACCAACTTGGTGGGGTGATTCCAGCAATGCCGCTAAGTTTGCAGATTGCTTTGAATCTCAGTCACAATCTCTTTGAAGGACCTATACCAATTACTCTATCTAGATTGACTTCATTGGAAGTTTTGGATCTCTCTTACAACAGGTTCTCAGGTCAGATTCCCGACTTTCTGACTAAAATGGGAGGCCTGACTAGGTTGGTGCTTTCAAACAATCAACTCTCTGGAGTTCGTCCGGAGTTTGGAAGCTTTGTCATTGTTGAGACAAGTGGAAATAGGGATCTGATCAATCCTTTCCCGATCACTCCACCTGAAGCTGCAAAAAAGAGAAAATCTATAGTTATTGCAGTTGTTGTCCCAATAGCAGGCGTAGCGGTAATTGCCCTTTTCACCTTGATTGCTATTTCAATATCTAGAAGATATTACAGGATTAATGATGATCATTTTCACTCGGGAGAGGAAGGTTCTCAATCCCCTGTCATCCAGGGAAAGGTTTTGACTGCAAACAGCATTCACAAGTCTAATATAGACTTCACGAAAGCCATGGTAGCAGTGTCTGATCCCTTAAATGTTGTGTTCAAGACAAGATTCTCGACCTACTATAAAGCTGTTATGCCGTCGGGGACAACCTATTTTGTCAAGAAGCTTAATTGGAGTGACAAAATATTTCAGTTGGGAGGCCATGAACTATTCGGGGAAGAGCTCAAGAATCTCGGAAAGCTGAATAATTCAAATATCATGATTCCACTAGGCTATCTTTTGGTTGCCGATAGTGCTTATCTCTTCTATGAGTTTGCCCCTATTGGCACCTTATATGATGTTCTTCGTGGTAGCTTGGGATACTCGTTGGATTGGGCAAGTCGTTACAGCATCGCTATTGGAGTGGCTCAGGGTTTAGCTTTTCTACATGGATGCAACTCCGGTCCAATCCTACTCCTCGATCTTTCCAGCAAGAGCGTTCTCTTGAAGTCCCAGAATGAGGCTCAGATAGGAGACATTGAACTCTACAAGGTGATCGATCCTTCAAAGAGCACAGGAAGCTTTTCTGCTGTTGCTGGTTCTGTCGGTTATATTCCTCCAGGTAATGAACTATTACTTGGTTAAAGTTAAAGATCCTTCAACATTGATTTATATTCCTCATTTTCCATGATCTGACGTTCTTGCATGTGACATGTTCCGGAAGAAAATATGATACATTCTTTGTCATAACAGCCATGCCATGCTTAAAAAAATGTGTTTCGTGTGAAATTTTCATACAGTTATTGTTGTTTTCAGACCAAAGACTGCATTATATCCGCCTACTATACGATTTTATGTGATACCATTTGATTGTGCATAAGCATAAGATATTAGTTGACCGTGGATTATATAAGTAGTAGGTGAAAATAAATGCGAAAGGAATAGTTAAAAAGTAAGTAATAGAGAAAACATTATTTCAAACCTTAAGTATGATTAGTTCATTGGATTCTCGAAACGGTGTTGAACTATCTTTCGATATCTGAAATGAAACAGCCTGTCAGTGTAAATTAGAGAGTGAGGGGTATAATAAAATGTCTTTTCCCAGCTTTACATCTATAACATGAGAAGCCTCAAAGTTAAGCATATATTTAGTGATGCATGCATTTCCTTTTCTGTAACAGAATATGCATACACAATGAGAGTCGCAATGGCGGGAAATGTATATAGCTTTGGAGTTGTCCTGCTGGAATTGTTGACAGGAAGGCCTGCAGTTAGTCAGGGAACTGAGTTAGCCAAGTCGGTGTTGAGCGACTCTGAGCAGCACAACAAGTGGGATCACATTCTTGATTCTAGCATTTGTAAGACGTCGCTCAACGTTAGGAGCCAGATGTTAGCTGTCCTCAAAGTGGCTCTAGCTTGTGTTAGTATCTCACCAGAAGGCCGGCCTAAAATGAAGAGCGTGCTTCGGATGCTTCTCAATGCAAGGTAATCGGGTGTCAAATTAAACAAAAGTAATGAGCGCGAAGATGGTTTTTCTATTAACTTGCTTTTCTTTCTGTTTTGGGGAGGAGCCACGAGCAGTGAATGGGTTGTGAACTATGCATAATATGCCAGTTTTGCCAGTTTATATATATTAATATACATGTAGGTATATGATAGTAGCTACATAACTTTGAATATGATCTTAGTTCTCATTGTAACATAGTCCATTTTTCTTGTTCATGTGTAATATGTATAAAAGGTCTTTTGGGAATGGATCCGATTTAACTTCTTTCATATAAAAGATCACCTCTTTTACCCAGTTGCGTTCCGCGTCTTTATATATGGAGGTGTTTGACTGGCCACAAAGTCCAAATGAAACAAAGACTTGTTATATATCCGCAATTAGCACTTAAACCCAAATATAGTGCGGAAAAACGACAATAATTTAGGTTTAAACACATTTGGCCGACtccctaaaaataattaaacccTAACCAAATATACAAAATATTATATATCAGAAGCGAATAAAATATATGTATACAATAAtatacaaaatgtatatatttACCGTCCACAATTTTTAAATGCTGTTGTATTATGTAAAAATTTCGAACCACATTTTAGCATTTGGCTCAACAAAAGTTGGGGAAATTTGTACAATAAGGATATTTCAATGCAACCATTTAAATTTTGACTTCATTTTAAAAGGTTGAACAAAAATACATTCGCGATAAATATTAGGTAGCAAAATCCTAACGAACTTTTTTGTCAGTTTCCTACTTAAGTTATTCGGTGTCCCCAAAACCCTTTTGAACTATATTGCCCTTCATATTAAAACCCCCTTGTTGATGACCTGACATAACGTGTGTAAATACTCGCTTGCGAGCGCATGGCACATGAAAAAAATTATCAAAATGGCCACCTGACAGAATATAGTGGCTAATTAGCCTAACtctttttcaaatttatttttttaataaatatccTCCGTATTTCAGTTATATCCATCTTCCTTCTCATTTATTCACCATTCTACCTTTttttttcaccttcttcttcatttttttccgGTTCTCCATA comes from the Nicotiana sylvestris chromosome 4, ASM39365v2, whole genome shotgun sequence genome and includes:
- the LOC138889935 gene encoding uncharacterized protein, which encodes MPQGRCFFQIRCRCGIYANHFTSTTPLNPGRRFFKCLKFKNHSCGYFKWEDEISLNSVLVTTKDITSSWEAIKNDRDKLKEELIAMEALYKAEAIKVMKLEEKVLKTRMILKISWALFVGFVATSMMK
- the LOC104218065 gene encoding leucine-rich repeat receptor-like tyrosine-protein kinase PXC3, which gives rise to MNLRYAPHIAYIVIFLSFPLQLVFSQLPTDQINAMRKVYDMLQNDTATSFIWDRINKSSNPCSWKGISCTSNDSSITKVSFSLFSISSSEVLPVICQINTLESLDISQNHLSSIPSGFIIGCGGVTGLKLLNFSRNKLEGSLPNFTGFGKLESLDFSHNNLNGKVDLQLDGLNSLKSLNLSFNNFSGSVPTSLGKFNLLEELQLSANVFQGEFPTQIVNFGNLTLIDLSLNSLSGVIPDRLGELSKLQVLILSANNLSGTIPQSIGNIKTLTRFAANQNHFIGNIPLGLTKNLRNLDLSFNSLTGIIPQDLLSPMNLQFLDLTSNKLEGPVPTNLSINSIRLRLGQNALNGSITSVSFGILQSLTYLELDNNQLSGPIPSELGKCQNLALLNLAQNKLSGVIPVELGDISNLQVLSLQSNNLVGDIPSKISQLNRLQKLNMSWNSLNGSIPSSIASLKNLTNLNLQGNKLSGQIPPNISNLNLLLELQLGGNQLGGVIPAMPLSLQIALNLSHNLFEGPIPITLSRLTSLEVLDLSYNRFSGQIPDFLTKMGGLTRLVLSNNQLSGVRPEFGSFVIVETSGNRDLINPFPITPPEAAKKRKSIVIAVVVPIAGVAVIALFTLIAISISRRYYRINDDHFHSGEEGSQSPVIQGKVLTANSIHKSNIDFTKAMVAVSDPLNVVFKTRFSTYYKAVMPSGTTYFVKKLNWSDKIFQLGGHELFGEELKNLGKLNNSNIMIPLGYLLVADSAYLFYEFAPIGTLYDVLRGSLGYSLDWASRYSIAIGVAQGLAFLHGCNSGPILLLDLSSKSVLLKSQNEAQIGDIELYKVIDPSKSTGSFSAVAGSVGYIPPEYAYTMRVAMAGNVYSFGVVLLELLTGRPAVSQGTELAKSVLSDSEQHNKWDHILDSSICKTSLNVRSQMLAVLKVALACVSISPEGRPKMKSVLRMLLNAR